A region of Flavobacterium album DNA encodes the following proteins:
- a CDS encoding AbiH family protein translates to MNRLVIIGNGFDLAHGLPTGYCDFLNYYWRNVIDALKQKGDSKRLYEDDLISVIINLSSMHHSSIYNALEEVNSFKSLMDFFDDYKYKDGYENFLYRIDFKCQFLKNICEKQSIQNWVDIENEYYFLLKECLKDNNNTRVKELNQEFDRVKCLLENYLYDEVASKFDYSEDSNISQFTNIFDLYNRLRHKDKFLEEFGYNVQEQIKEYLNAKGTILINKENKEKNLFLNFNYTPTADIYATYMNASWRDDYGQSEVIQIHGKLKDIKNPINFGFGDEMDDDYKTIEKKDDNEYLKNIKSFQYLQNSNYKKMLNFVESNPFQVYIMGHSCGLSDRILLNRIFEHRNCLSIKVFYYKNGNKDNYTELIQNISRHFNQKEMMRERIVNKTLCEPLPQTKLPLK, encoded by the coding sequence ATGAACAGGTTAGTTATAATAGGAAATGGCTTTGATTTGGCACATGGGCTTCCAACGGGATATTGTGATTTTTTAAATTATTACTGGAGAAATGTTATTGATGCACTCAAACAAAAGGGTGATTCAAAGAGATTATATGAAGACGACCTTATTTCAGTAATAATTAATTTAAGCTCAATGCATCATTCGAGTATCTATAATGCATTGGAAGAGGTAAATTCTTTTAAATCTTTAATGGATTTTTTTGACGACTACAAGTATAAGGATGGGTATGAAAATTTTCTTTATAGAATTGATTTCAAATGCCAATTTTTGAAAAACATTTGTGAAAAGCAGTCCATTCAAAATTGGGTCGATATAGAGAATGAATATTATTTCTTGCTAAAAGAATGCTTAAAAGATAATAATAATACTAGGGTAAAGGAGCTAAATCAGGAATTCGACCGAGTTAAATGCTTACTTGAAAATTATCTGTATGATGAGGTTGCTTCCAAGTTTGATTATTCAGAAGATTCAAACATATCTCAATTCACAAATATATTCGATTTATATAATCGTTTGCGACATAAAGATAAATTTTTAGAAGAATTTGGTTATAATGTTCAAGAGCAAATAAAAGAATATCTTAATGCTAAAGGCACAATTTTAATAAATAAAGAAAATAAAGAAAAAAATCTTTTCCTGAATTTTAATTATACTCCTACCGCAGATATATATGCTACATATATGAATGCAAGTTGGAGAGATGACTATGGTCAAAGCGAAGTAATTCAAATTCATGGCAAGTTGAAAGACATAAAAAATCCAATAAATTTTGGATTTGGAGACGAAATGGATGATGATTATAAAACTATAGAGAAGAAAGACGATAATGAGTATCTTAAAAATATTAAGTCTTTCCAGTATTTACAAAATTCAAACTATAAAAAAATGTTGAATTTTGTAGAAAGCAATCCTTTTCAAGTTTATATTATGGGACATTCGTGTGGCTTATCGGACAGAATTTTATTAAATAGAATATTTGAACACAGAAATTGTCTATCTATAAAAGTTTTTTACTATAAAAACGGGAATAAAGATAACTATACCGAGTTAATTCAAAATATATCAAGGCATTTTAATCAAAAAGAAATGATGCGTGAGCGAATAGTCAATAAAACACTTTGTGAACCTTTACCTCAAACAAAATTACCATTAAAATAG
- a CDS encoding alpha/beta fold hydrolase, giving the protein MNLLNYKNINLAYSDTGKGTAIVLLHGFLENSTMWDFFVGEFTKKYRVITIDLLGHGQTECLGYIHTMEDMADAVYAVLHELRIRKAIFMGHSMGGYVALAFAELYPEMVKGIVLQNSTSRADSEERKANRTRAIKAVKQNYEGFVRLSIANLFSEENREKFAAEIEALRTEALKTPLQGIVAALEGMKVRKDREVILHFAPYPVLLVLGKKDQSLLYDEHADQVEGTDKKLVSYPYGHMSHIESREVLLKEVLEFFKGC; this is encoded by the coding sequence ATGAACCTACTCAACTACAAAAATATAAACCTCGCTTATTCCGATACCGGGAAGGGCACTGCCATTGTGCTGCTGCATGGCTTTTTGGAGAACAGTACCATGTGGGATTTTTTTGTGGGTGAGTTTACCAAAAAGTACCGGGTGATCACCATCGACCTGCTGGGACATGGGCAAACGGAATGCCTGGGCTACATCCACACTATGGAGGATATGGCCGATGCGGTATATGCCGTACTACATGAACTGCGCATCCGTAAAGCGATATTCATGGGGCACTCGATGGGCGGTTATGTGGCGTTGGCTTTCGCCGAATTGTACCCGGAGATGGTCAAGGGAATTGTGCTGCAAAACTCGACCTCGCGGGCTGATAGTGAAGAACGCAAAGCCAACCGCACCCGTGCCATAAAAGCGGTAAAGCAAAATTATGAGGGGTTTGTACGCCTCTCTATAGCAAATCTTTTCAGTGAGGAAAACCGGGAGAAATTTGCCGCCGAGATCGAGGCATTACGTACTGAAGCGCTCAAAACTCCGCTGCAGGGCATCGTTGCCGCATTGGAAGGCATGAAAGTTCGTAAAGACCGCGAGGTGATACTTCATTTTGCGCCTTATCCCGTGCTGTTGGTCCTGGGCAAAAAAGACCAAAGCCTTTTGTACGATGAGCATGCCGACCAGGTCGAGGGTACCGATAAAAAGCTGGTTTCCTATCCATACGGGCACATGAGCCATATTGAAAGCCGGGAGGTTTTGCTGAAGGAGGTTTTGGAGTTTTTTAAAGGTTGTTGA
- a CDS encoding PD-(D/E)XK nuclease family protein has product MADVTFLDRLSSELVGKYGSALSGIIIVLPNKRAKVFLIEALKKQLDATVFAPEIISIEDFIQDVAGIRSMDAIELLFEFYTIYLELTPKDKQQPFETFANWGKTLLQDFNEIDRYLLDPRHVLTYLENIQEIEHWAVDVEKRTTMIGNYLEFWKLLPLYYNTLYTHLLTKGAGYQGLIYREAVNNINHFSNAFKKEQLIFAGFNALNAAEEKIIQHLLSVGQARIYWDIDQAFLNDPYHDSGLFIRRFKKEWRQYTTQPFEWIVDEFSLQKNIKIIGTPKTVGQAKIAGEIVEQIRKEGQSLDRTALVLGEENLLIPILYSLPASVGSLNITMGYSSRNNPAQILVQKLFKLHTNAIGRSEKNYTLYYREVLDILTHPLVEPYAGAAYLVEVINRNNFTFFSLSKLFQIQGKASPFFRLLFERWENNAGQILARLSEILLSLKSFLSTDDEEDKITKAFLYSIFKVINKLINYYEVHPQMDNITVLHAIYKQVIELAEVSFEGEPLSGLQIMGVLESRVLDFENVIITSMNEGKFPAGKSQNSFIPYDVKRELGLPTYKEKDAIYSYHFYHLLLRAKNVYLLYNTESEGLDAGERSRFLTQLEIEKKPAHNLESGIYNAYLPDKAYEPMTVPKTEKVIDRLKEIATVKGFSPSALTGYIRNPIQFYYQRVLRIREAEEVEESIALNTLGTIIHGALENLYMPYIGKFLATHDVDNMTALVDDEVMRQFVLVYKEGEIRKGRNLLAFEVAKRNVHNFLKQEKQGLSAGDAVKIRALEQRYERWLEDDRLPYPVLISGNIDRIEERNGRLRIVDYKTGKVEKRDLTLKAWEGLSGDIKNEKIIQLLTYVFMYEQQAGGLETEAGIISFKNMKNGFMSFSFKDSYDKSISKDIVDSELLEEFKTQLIILINEILDKELPFVEKI; this is encoded by the coding sequence ATGGCAGATGTAACTTTCCTCGACAGGCTCAGCAGTGAATTAGTAGGCAAATATGGAAGTGCGCTATCCGGGATCATCATTGTGCTGCCCAACAAGCGCGCTAAGGTATTTTTGATAGAAGCGCTGAAAAAACAGCTGGATGCTACAGTATTCGCGCCGGAAATCATCAGTATCGAGGATTTCATACAGGATGTTGCCGGCATACGATCAATGGATGCTATTGAGCTGTTGTTTGAGTTTTATACCATTTACCTGGAACTTACGCCAAAAGATAAGCAGCAGCCTTTTGAAACCTTTGCGAACTGGGGCAAGACCCTGCTCCAGGATTTTAATGAGATAGACCGTTACCTGCTCGACCCAAGGCATGTGCTTACCTACCTTGAAAACATCCAGGAAATTGAGCACTGGGCCGTAGATGTGGAAAAGCGGACGACAATGATTGGGAATTACCTCGAATTCTGGAAGCTCCTGCCGTTGTATTATAACACGCTCTATACTCACCTGCTCACTAAAGGTGCCGGGTACCAGGGACTCATTTACCGTGAGGCTGTCAATAATATCAACCATTTTTCGAACGCTTTTAAAAAAGAGCAGCTCATCTTTGCAGGTTTCAATGCCCTTAATGCCGCCGAGGAAAAAATCATACAGCACCTGCTGTCAGTAGGGCAGGCGCGGATTTATTGGGACATCGACCAGGCTTTCCTGAACGACCCTTACCATGACTCAGGCCTGTTCATACGCCGGTTCAAAAAAGAATGGAGGCAGTATACCACACAGCCGTTTGAATGGATTGTAGATGAATTCAGCCTGCAAAAGAACATAAAGATCATCGGTACGCCAAAAACGGTGGGGCAGGCCAAAATAGCAGGCGAGATTGTGGAGCAGATCCGGAAAGAAGGGCAGAGCCTTGACAGGACTGCTTTGGTCTTAGGCGAGGAAAACCTGCTCATCCCGATACTTTACAGCCTTCCGGCAAGCGTGGGCAGCCTGAATATTACCATGGGCTACAGCAGCCGCAACAACCCCGCACAGATACTGGTACAAAAGCTGTTTAAGCTGCATACCAATGCCATAGGCCGCAGCGAAAAGAACTATACGCTGTACTACCGTGAAGTGCTGGACATACTGACGCATCCTTTGGTAGAGCCGTATGCTGGCGCAGCCTATTTAGTTGAAGTCATCAACCGGAATAACTTTACCTTCTTTTCTCTAAGCAAATTGTTCCAGATACAGGGCAAAGCTTCGCCATTTTTCAGGCTCCTGTTTGAACGATGGGAAAATAATGCGGGGCAGATACTTGCAAGACTGTCGGAAATATTGCTGTCGCTTAAATCCTTTCTCAGCACCGATGACGAGGAAGACAAGATCACCAAGGCTTTTTTGTATTCTATATTTAAGGTAATCAATAAGCTCATCAATTATTACGAAGTGCATCCGCAAATGGACAACATCACGGTGCTCCATGCCATCTACAAACAGGTAATCGAACTGGCCGAGGTATCGTTTGAAGGCGAACCCCTGTCCGGCCTGCAGATCATGGGTGTACTGGAAAGCCGCGTATTGGATTTTGAGAATGTGATCATCACCTCTATGAACGAAGGTAAATTCCCCGCAGGGAAAAGCCAAAACTCGTTTATTCCTTATGATGTAAAAAGAGAACTCGGGCTACCTACCTACAAAGAAAAGGATGCCATATACAGCTACCACTTTTACCACCTGCTGCTTCGGGCAAAGAATGTGTACCTGCTCTATAATACCGAAAGCGAAGGCCTTGATGCCGGTGAACGCAGCCGTTTCCTTACCCAGCTCGAAATAGAAAAGAAGCCTGCACACAACCTGGAGAGCGGTATCTACAATGCCTACCTTCCTGACAAAGCCTACGAACCCATGACGGTTCCCAAAACCGAAAAGGTAATAGACAGGCTTAAGGAGATCGCGACAGTAAAAGGTTTTTCGCCATCGGCATTAACGGGTTACATCCGCAACCCGATACAATTTTATTACCAAAGGGTACTGCGCATCCGCGAAGCCGAAGAGGTAGAGGAAAGCATCGCACTAAACACATTGGGTACTATTATCCACGGGGCGTTGGAAAACCTGTACATGCCTTATATAGGTAAATTTCTTGCCACACACGATGTGGACAACATGACAGCCCTTGTAGATGATGAGGTGATGCGGCAGTTTGTACTGGTGTACAAAGAAGGCGAAATACGCAAAGGCCGGAACCTTCTGGCTTTTGAGGTGGCCAAACGCAACGTGCATAACTTCCTGAAACAGGAAAAGCAGGGCCTTTCGGCAGGCGATGCGGTAAAGATTCGTGCATTAGAGCAGCGTTATGAGCGCTGGCTTGAAGACGACAGGCTTCCCTATCCGGTACTGATATCAGGAAACATAGACCGTATCGAAGAGCGCAACGGCAGGCTTCGTATTGTGGATTATAAAACCGGTAAAGTAGAAAAACGCGACCTTACCCTTAAAGCCTGGGAAGGCCTTTCTGGCGATATAAAGAACGAAAAGATCATTCAGCTGCTCACGTATGTTTTTATGTACGAACAGCAGGCAGGCGGCCTTGAAACTGAAGCGGGCATCATATCGTTCAAGAATATGAAAAACGGGTTTATGAGTTTTTCGTTCAAAGACAGCTACGATAAGTCTATTTCAAAAGACATTGTAGACAGCGAACTTTTAGAGGAATTCAAAACACAGCTTATTATCCTTATCAATGAGATATTGGATAAGGAATTGCCGTTTGTAGAGAAAATTTAG
- a CDS encoding OmpA family protein, with amino-acid sequence MRHLNKLFLAALLALGLNAQAQDEDNPWAIQFGVNAVSTRFGAASKFEDQFSHYFKFKESWNILPSISYINVSRHVGDGFSIGLTGSVNKIDKLVTRTPGTQDYMTTNPGDLTYYGLDGMIKYGFLNKSWFNPYVHLGGGYTWLDSKGNGTVNGGVGINFWFTENVALTVQSTYKHTFEDQAEANVPRHIQHFAGLTFKFGGKDTDGDGIYDKDDQCPTEAGPKEFMGCPDRDGDGIPDKDDQCPDEVGVAEFQGCPDTDGDGIPNKDDSCPDVAGPKEFNGCPDTDGDGLADKDDKCPEVAGPKENMGCPWPDTDGDGVLDKDDLCPNVKGTSANRGCPEVTEEVIKRLNEFARTILFNSGKATFKEETMPVLNSMLAIFKEYPQAKFSIEGHTDSDGSNALNQTLSENRAAAVKNFLIQGGVAADRLMSTGFGETKPIATNKTAAGKAQNRRVEIKLIKE; translated from the coding sequence ATGAGACATCTTAACAAACTATTCTTAGCTGCTCTGTTGGCTTTGGGTCTGAACGCCCAGGCGCAGGACGAAGACAACCCTTGGGCTATCCAATTTGGTGTCAATGCAGTAAGCACACGTTTCGGTGCTGCTTCAAAATTTGAAGACCAATTTAGCCACTATTTCAAATTTAAGGAAAGCTGGAACATTCTTCCATCTATATCGTACATTAATGTGTCAAGGCACGTAGGCGATGGCTTTTCAATCGGCCTTACCGGTTCGGTAAACAAAATCGACAAACTGGTTACACGTACTCCGGGAACTCAGGATTACATGACAACCAATCCGGGCGACCTTACTTACTACGGCCTTGATGGTATGATCAAATATGGCTTTTTGAACAAAAGCTGGTTCAACCCGTACGTTCACTTAGGTGGAGGTTACACATGGCTTGACAGCAAAGGTAACGGTACTGTAAACGGTGGTGTTGGTATCAACTTCTGGTTTACAGAAAATGTTGCACTTACAGTACAGTCTACTTACAAGCATACATTTGAAGATCAGGCAGAAGCTAACGTACCAAGGCACATACAGCACTTTGCAGGTCTTACTTTCAAATTTGGAGGTAAAGATACTGACGGTGACGGTATATATGACAAAGACGACCAGTGCCCTACAGAAGCAGGCCCGAAAGAATTCATGGGATGTCCTGACCGCGATGGTGACGGTATTCCTGACAAAGACGACCAGTGTCCTGACGAAGTGGGTGTAGCTGAGTTCCAGGGATGTCCTGATACAGATGGTGACGGCATACCTAACAAAGACGACTCTTGTCCGGATGTTGCAGGCCCTAAAGAATTCAACGGATGTCCTGATACAGACGGTGACGGCCTTGCTGATAAAGATGACAAATGTCCTGAAGTTGCAGGTCCAAAAGAAAACATGGGATGCCCATGGCCGGATACAGATGGCGACGGTGTACTTGACAAAGACGATCTTTGCCCTAACGTAAAAGGTACTTCTGCAAACCGTGGATGTCCTGAAGTTACTGAAGAAGTGATCAAACGTCTTAACGAGTTTGCAAGGACAATTCTTTTCAACAGCGGTAAAGCTACATTTAAAGAAGAAACTATGCCGGTACTGAACTCTATGCTTGCGATCTTCAAAGAATACCCACAAGCTAAATTCAGCATCGAAGGCCACACTGATAGCGATGGTAGCAACGCGCTTAACCAGACACTATCTGAAAACAGGGCTGCTGCTGTTAAGAACTTCCTGATCCAGGGCGGTGTAGCTGCTGACAGGCTAATGTCTACAGGTTTCGGTGAAACTAAACCGATCGCTACCAACAAAACTGCTGCCGGTAAAGCACAGAACAGAAGGGTTGAGATCAAGCTTATCAAAGAATAA
- the kbl gene encoding glycine C-acetyltransferase, producing MYGKIKQHLSEELESIKENGLYKKERIIASPQGAEITLDSGQTVLNFCANNYLGLSSHPEVIQAAKDAMDTHGFGMSSVRFICGTQDIHKNLEKAIADFYGTEDTILYAAAFDANGGVFEPLLGEEDAIISDSLNHASIIDGVRLCKAARYRYENSNMQELEEQLIKANEEGRRFKIIVTDGVFSMDGLVAPLDKICDLADKYDAMVMVDECHAAGFIGATGKGTLEAKGVMGRVDIITGTLGKALGGAMGGYTTGKKEIIEILRQRSRPYLFSNSLAPAIVGASIKVFELLKKDTSLRDKLEWNTNYFKEGMKKAGFDIIDGDSAIVPVMLYDAKLSQTMADELLKKGIYVIGFFFPVVPKGKARIRVQLSAAHTQEHLDKAITAFTEVGKALTVI from the coding sequence ATGTACGGAAAAATTAAACAACATCTCTCCGAAGAACTTGAATCCATCAAAGAGAACGGCCTTTACAAAAAAGAAAGGATAATCGCTTCGCCTCAGGGTGCGGAGATAACACTCGACAGCGGGCAGACCGTCCTTAACTTCTGCGCCAATAACTACCTGGGGCTGTCATCGCACCCGGAAGTGATACAGGCAGCTAAAGACGCGATGGATACCCACGGTTTCGGGATGTCGTCGGTGCGCTTCATTTGTGGCACTCAGGATATCCACAAAAACCTTGAGAAAGCCATTGCCGATTTCTATGGAACCGAAGATACTATATTATATGCCGCGGCTTTTGATGCCAATGGCGGTGTGTTCGAACCTTTGCTGGGCGAAGAGGATGCCATTATCTCAGACAGCCTTAACCATGCCTCAATCATCGATGGTGTGCGTTTGTGCAAGGCGGCGCGTTACCGTTATGAGAACAGCAACATGCAGGAGCTGGAAGAGCAGCTGATAAAAGCCAATGAGGAAGGCAGGCGCTTTAAGATCATTGTGACCGATGGGGTGTTCTCTATGGACGGGCTGGTGGCCCCGTTGGACAAAATATGCGACCTTGCCGATAAATATGATGCCATGGTAATGGTAGACGAATGCCATGCGGCAGGCTTCATAGGTGCTACAGGAAAAGGTACGCTGGAGGCGAAAGGCGTAATGGGCCGTGTAGATATCATTACCGGTACGCTGGGCAAAGCGCTGGGCGGCGCAATGGGCGGTTATACTACAGGCAAAAAAGAAATCATCGAAATATTGAGGCAGCGCTCGCGCCCGTATCTGTTCTCCAACTCCCTTGCCCCGGCTATCGTGGGTGCATCTATAAAGGTGTTCGAACTGCTTAAGAAAGATACTTCGTTACGGGACAAGCTGGAATGGAATACCAATTACTTTAAGGAAGGTATGAAAAAAGCAGGCTTCGATATTATCGACGGCGATTCGGCTATTGTACCGGTAATGCTGTATGATGCCAAGCTATCCCAAACCATGGCTGATGAGCTATTGAAGAAAGGGATTTACGTAATAGGATTTTTCTTTCCTGTGGTGCCAAAAGGAAAAGCAAGGATAAGGGTACAGCTGTCAGCTGCTCATACTCAGGAACATCTGGATAAAGCCATTACGGCCTTTACCGAAGTTGGCAAAGCTTTAACAGTGATTTAA
- a CDS encoding UvrD-helicase domain-containing protein — MAKTAFSIYNASAGSGKTYMLVKEYLSILLQAPTDDAYRRILAITFTNKAVEEMKGRIILNLSDFAKDEPGERAEALMKELSKETGLSLATIKDKARAIIKNIIHNYASFDISTIDRFTHKVIRAFAHDLNLSLTFDVSLETDILLREAVDAIISKAGENEVLTQLLVDFSLDKTDNDKSWDVTHELFETGRLLIDENNRNELHQFKDKSIEEFLFIREKLKETITVLEKECRELGEKMAGMLESSGIDPASFSRGTFPNHINYIKEGTLNSTHKKYYAVEDVQINKTAKDRGLIDALLPDLLSLLEKSYKNYEKRNFYNAFLKNITPLSLLNSIGQELERIQKEQNVLSISEFNAIIHKEIQNQPAPFIYERLGERYRHFFIDEFQDTSQMQWHNLIPLIDNSLASEDLQGIKGSLMIVGDPKQSIYRWRGGKAEQFIELGKGHNPFSNPDYARIELGNNYRSFSEVIDFNNDFFSFLSGEFENEDYKAMYAGSTQGYNTKKGGYVNISFLPKIQQDPEEEIDKNELYLKATLATIEKLRTRGFQYKDIVLLTRRRQPGILLANYLTENAVPILSSETLLIENATEVKLIISLLRYLKSNANIEAKAYFLYFAAATQSHSMGVHDFVAEGMQQPDEETLENWLGAHGIHISFKNCRKRSLYEAVETIVDAFIKEKSNQSYVQYFLDLVLERDIRTQSGISDFLEYWDNNGSKFSIPSPEGNDAVRIMTIHKSKGLEFPVVIFPFAEEDYARARRDKLWLELDDDTFEFQKALIDSSRAVAEYGEKAAEMYLVKSQEELLDNINILYVALTRAEEQLFIISNRNFTSRGELTNNMSSYFIKYLIDKGVFDNRIAEYSFGSPEKLSKEEDYVEPQQTIKVVRERFNPRAVKIAQRESLMWGTTQLMAIEFGNVMHEILSFVKTGNDIPLAVMKAVEEGLIVHSQSEDVATMLREVIYHPELADFFADGMEIFSEQSIISKGTSTIKPDRVAVRDGKAWLLDYKTGVHMPKYERQLADYQRSLEAMGLEVVKKALVYIGEGISIIEVS; from the coding sequence GTGGCAAAAACTGCATTTTCTATATATAACGCTTCTGCCGGTTCGGGCAAAACCTATATGCTGGTAAAGGAATACCTGAGCATATTGCTGCAGGCTCCTACTGATGATGCCTACCGCAGGATACTTGCCATAACGTTTACCAACAAAGCGGTCGAGGAAATGAAGGGGCGCATCATCCTGAATCTTTCCGATTTTGCGAAAGACGAGCCCGGCGAAAGGGCCGAAGCGCTGATGAAGGAACTTTCCAAAGAGACGGGGCTTTCGCTTGCTACCATAAAAGACAAGGCACGCGCCATCATTAAGAATATCATCCATAACTACGCCTCGTTTGATATTTCTACCATCGACAGGTTTACCCATAAAGTGATACGGGCTTTTGCGCACGACCTGAATTTATCGCTGACTTTTGATGTGTCGCTCGAAACCGACATCCTCCTTCGGGAAGCCGTAGATGCCATTATATCCAAAGCGGGGGAGAATGAGGTACTGACGCAGCTGCTGGTCGATTTTTCACTTGATAAGACCGACAACGACAAAAGCTGGGATGTGACCCATGAGCTTTTTGAAACGGGAAGGCTGCTCATTGATGAGAACAACCGAAACGAACTGCACCAGTTTAAAGATAAATCTATTGAGGAATTTCTTTTCATCAGGGAAAAGCTGAAGGAAACCATTACGGTGCTGGAAAAAGAATGCAGGGAGTTGGGGGAAAAAATGGCCGGGATGTTGGAAAGCAGCGGTATCGACCCTGCATCATTTTCGCGCGGCACTTTCCCGAACCACATTAATTATATAAAAGAAGGCACGCTCAACAGCACCCACAAAAAATACTACGCCGTTGAAGATGTCCAGATAAATAAAACGGCTAAAGATCGCGGGCTTATAGATGCACTATTGCCCGATTTGCTGTCGCTGCTCGAAAAGTCGTATAAGAATTACGAGAAGCGCAATTTCTACAATGCATTCCTGAAGAATATTACGCCGCTGTCACTGCTCAATTCCATTGGGCAGGAACTGGAGCGCATCCAGAAGGAGCAGAACGTGCTTTCGATATCCGAGTTCAATGCTATTATCCATAAGGAAATACAAAACCAGCCGGCCCCGTTTATTTACGAAAGGCTGGGGGAGCGGTACCGCCACTTTTTTATCGATGAGTTTCAGGATACCTCGCAAATGCAGTGGCACAACCTTATTCCGCTTATCGATAATTCCCTTGCATCCGAAGACCTGCAGGGCATAAAAGGCTCGCTGATGATCGTGGGCGATCCCAAGCAGTCCATTTACCGCTGGCGGGGCGGGAAGGCCGAACAGTTCATTGAGCTGGGTAAAGGCCATAACCCGTTTTCCAACCCGGACTATGCCCGCATCGAATTAGGTAACAATTACAGGAGCTTCAGCGAGGTCATCGATTTTAATAACGATTTCTTTTCATTCCTTTCAGGCGAATTCGAAAATGAGGATTACAAAGCCATGTATGCCGGCAGCACGCAGGGTTACAACACCAAAAAAGGCGGCTATGTGAATATTTCGTTCCTGCCTAAGATACAGCAGGACCCGGAAGAAGAGATCGATAAAAACGAATTGTACCTGAAGGCAACGCTGGCAACCATAGAAAAACTACGCACCCGTGGCTTTCAGTACAAGGACATTGTATTACTAACGCGAAGGAGGCAGCCGGGTATTTTGCTGGCCAATTACCTGACCGAAAACGCGGTGCCCATACTTTCATCCGAAACATTGCTGATAGAGAATGCTACAGAGGTGAAGCTCATCATCAGCCTGCTGCGCTACCTGAAAAGCAATGCCAATATAGAGGCCAAGGCCTACTTCCTGTATTTTGCCGCGGCCACGCAAAGCCACAGCATGGGTGTGCACGACTTTGTTGCCGAAGGCATGCAGCAGCCCGATGAGGAAACCCTCGAAAACTGGCTGGGCGCGCATGGTATACATATATCCTTCAAAAATTGCAGGAAACGGTCGCTTTATGAAGCCGTGGAAACTATAGTGGATGCCTTCATTAAAGAAAAGAGCAACCAGAGTTATGTGCAATACTTTCTCGACCTGGTTTTGGAAAGGGATATCCGTACGCAATCGGGCATTTCAGATTTTTTGGAATACTGGGATAATAACGGTTCCAAATTCAGCATACCATCGCCGGAAGGCAACGATGCCGTACGCATCATGACGATTCACAAATCCAAAGGGCTGGAATTCCCGGTGGTCATTTTCCCCTTTGCCGAAGAAGACTATGCCCGTGCCCGCCGTGACAAGCTCTGGCTGGAACTGGATGACGATACATTCGAATTCCAGAAAGCGCTAATAGACAGCAGCAGGGCCGTAGCCGAATATGGTGAAAAGGCCGCCGAGATGTACCTGGTAAAATCGCAGGAAGAACTGCTGGACAATATCAATATATTATATGTAGCGCTTACCCGTGCCGAAGAGCAGCTGTTCATTATATCCAATAGGAACTTTACCTCAAGGGGCGAGCTAACCAATAACATGTCCTCTTATTTTATAAAATACCTTATAGATAAGGGCGTGTTCGATAACCGTATTGCGGAATATAGTTTCGGGAGCCCTGAGAAATTATCAAAAGAGGAAGACTATGTCGAACCACAGCAGACGATAAAAGTGGTTCGGGAACGCTTTAACCCCCGCGCTGTAAAGATCGCGCAGCGCGAATCACTCATGTGGGGCACTACGCAGCTGATGGCAATTGAGTTTGGTAACGTAATGCACGAAATATTATCCTTTGTGAAAACAGGGAACGATATCCCCCTTGCTGTCATGAAAGCAGTCGAAGAAGGCCTGATCGTGCATTCGCAGTCGGAAGATGTGGCAACCATGCTAAGGGAAGTCATCTACCACCCCGAACTCGCAGACTTCTTTGCAGACGGCATGGAGATATTCAGCGAACAGAGCATCATCAGCAAAGGCACCTCCACCATAAAACCCGACAGGGTAGCGGTACGCGATGGCAAAGCATGGCTGCTGGATTATAAAACGGGGGTACACATGCCGAAATATGAAAGGCAGTTGGCCGATTACCAAAGATCACTTGAAGCAATGGGACTCGAAGTGGTTAAGAAAGCGCTTGTATATATAGGTGAAGGAATTTCAATAATAGAAGTTTCATAG